A window of the Arachis duranensis cultivar V14167 chromosome 5, aradu.V14167.gnm2.J7QH, whole genome shotgun sequence genome harbors these coding sequences:
- the LOC107488168 gene encoding uncharacterized protein LOC107488168, with protein sequence MASSSPSSPSSPSVPTDQHTDQQDQQQPPPPPPHPQPQQEQVKECTHRTKTIQFLGRTTPIILQNDNGPCPLLAICNVLLLRNNINLSPDISEVSQEKLLSLVAERLIDSNSNVNNKDAGYVENQQQNIADAIDLLPRLATGIDVNIKFRRIDDFEFTPECAIFDLLDIPLYHGWIVDPQDSDTANAIGLKSYNALMGELVSLETLNMEVQHKTNPEEDGVDFVAATTAALGVPSPSLSKTRSFDDPPNSVSDQLPRKGDIEEEAELLRALKLSEADSKVSTSDPVVGHINEEPISVSMDENIVVDCGDKLEKSTGAVNSNFHELEPSISDGFSAAGKDRNEQTSSMSTQVETANSSLKPDTINELHQSASVGPTESFAQIDAIEKNGVDVLVQNENAAVISSEKYSGGGVEVHDESIFKTMGPEVAGESQEPDATGLSYVSSNHMDTDSSSVRYNQTDASEVLTSSVDGSEPIYEGEECVLDTRTGNFEDHEPVYEGEVVLAEQADKSTLLAPDVRAKDEITPQQGELIKSFMRNTASQLTFYGLFCLQDGLKERELCVFFRNNHFSTMFKFEGELYLLATDQGYINQPDLVWEKLNEVNGDTIFMTSNFKEFKVESHENNTWDESNVMTSTADYLASIDSAAQAGLDINSDLQLAIALQQQEFEQQPPRHNTQQSSVTGGSRLITGPQVARNTGRHSSSSGSTTPRADGKAKDKCTVM encoded by the exons ATGGCATCGTCATCgccttcttccccttcttcccCTTCTGTCCCTACCGACCAACACACCGATCAGCAGGACCAACAACAGCCGCCGCCGCCTCCGCCGCACCCTCAGCCGCAGCAGGAGCAAGTGAAAGAGTGCACACACAGAACAAAGACGATCCAGTTTCTTGGACGCACAACGCCAATCATCCTCCAAAATGACAATGGCCCCTGCCCTCTCCTCGCTATCT GTAATGTTCTTCTGCTAAGAAACAACATAAATTTGAGTCCAGATATTTCTGAAGTCTCACAGGAGAAATTGTTGTCATTGGTTGCAGAGCGATTAATTGATTCCAATAGTAATGTGAAT AACAAAGATGCAGGGTATGTCGAAAACCAACAACAAAACATCGCTGATGCAATTGATTTGCTCCCTAGGCTTGCTACGGGCATTGAtgtgaatataaaatttaggaG AATAGATGATTTTGAGTTCACCCCAGAGTGTGCCATATTTGATCTGCTGGACATCCCTCTGTATCATGGCTGGATAGTTGATCCTCAG GATTCTGATACTGCAAATGCAATAGGATTGAAATCCTATAATGCTCTTATGGGAGAACTTGTTTCTCTTGAAACATTAAACATGGAAGTTCAACATAAAACTAATCCAGAAGAAGATGGTGTCGATTTTGTTGCTGCAACAACCGCTGCTCTTGGAGTTCCTTCTCCCAGTTTATCAAAAACCAGATCTTTTGACGATCCTCCCAATTCTGTTTCTGATCAGTTACCAAGAAAAGGCGACATTGAAGAAGAGGCAGAATTGTTAAGAGCTTTGAAGCTGTCTGAGGCTGATTCTAAAGTTTCAACAAGCGATCCTGTTGTAGGTCATATAAATGAAGAACCAATTTCTGTCAGTATGGATGAGAATATAGTTGTGGATTGCGGAGATAAGTTAGAAAAGAGCACTGGTGCTGTAAACAGCAACTTCCATGAGCTAGAACCTTCCATATCTGATGGTTTCTCTGCTGCTGGCAAGGACAGAAATGAACAAACATCTTCTATGTCAACTCAGGTAGAAACAGCTAACTCATCTTTAAAGCCAGATACCATTAATGAACTTCATCAGTCAGCTTCAGTGGGACCTACAGAGTCTTTTGCCCAGATTGATGCGATTGAGAAGAACGGTGTTGATGTGTTGGTTCAAAATGAGAATGCAGCTGTTATTTCTTCTGAAAAGTACTCCGGAGGGGGTGTAGAAGTTCATGACGAATCCATTTTTAAGACTATGGGTCCTGAAGTTGCAGGTGAATCTCAAGAACCTGATGCAACAGGATTATCATATGTATCCTCTAACCATATGGATACAGATTCGTCTAGTGTCAGATATAATCAAACTGATGCTTCTGAAGTACTGACTTCAAGTGTTGATGGGAGTGAACCCATATATGAAGGAGAGGAATGTGTATTGGATACAAGAACTGGgaattttgaagatcatgaaccTGTATATGAAGGTGAGGTGGTTCTTGCGGAACAGGCTGACAAAAGCACGTTGCTTGCGCCTGATGTAAGAGCTAAGGATGAAATTACTCCACAACAAG GAGAACTGATCAAGAGTTTCATGAGGAATACTGCCAGCCAATTGACATTTTATGG CCTTTTCTGTTTACAAGATGGTCTCAAAGAACGGGAATTATGTGTTTTTTTCCGAAACAATCATTTCAGCACCATGTTTAAG TTTGAAGGTGAGCTGTATCTTCTAGCTACAGACCAAGGTTACATAAATCAACCTGATCTGGTGTGGGAAAAATTGAATGAG GTCAATGGTGATACCATATTTATGACCAGCAACTTTAAGGAATTCAAGGTAGAAAGCCATGAAAATAACACTTGGGATGAGAGTAATGTCATGACCAGCACTGct GACTATCTTGCCAGTATAGATAGTGCTGCACAGGCGGGCTTAGATATCAA TTCTGATCTGCAATTAGCAATAGCCTTGCAACAACAGGAGTTTGAGCAGCAGCCTCCACGTCATAATACTCAACAATCATCAGTCACTGGTGGCTCCAGACTGATTACAGGTCCACAG GTGGCAAGAAACACGGGGAGGCATTCATCGTCTTCTGGATCTACAACACCCAGAGCAGATGGAAAAGCCAAAGATAAATGTACAGTGATGTGA
- the LOC107488169 gene encoding protein STAY-GREEN, chloroplastic, with translation MGTLTATVPVLPSKLSPSISPHRISIFPHRRRFSKNNQALVPVARLFGPAIFEASKLKVLFLGVEEDKHPGNLPRTYTLTHSDVTAKLTLAISQTINNSQLQGWYNKLQRDEVVAQWKKVKGKMSLHVHCHISGGHFLLDMFARLRYFIFCKELPVVLKAFVHGDGNLFNSYPELQDALVWVYFHSNIPEFNKVQCWGPLKEASAPSIGEEDHHRQDEGVAIPQPCQQDCECCFPPLTLSSIPWPQEVPNLGHQYQPYDYRAENGTQQSHNL, from the exons ATGGGTACTCTAACCGCCACAGTTCCTGTGCTCCCTTCCAAGCTTTCCCCTTCTATTTCACCCCATCGGATCTCCATTTTTCCTCACAGGAGGAGATTCAGCAAGAACAACCAAGCTCTTGTGCCA GTTGCAAGGTTGTTCGGGCCAGCGATCTTCGAGGCTTCGAAGCTCAAGGTATTGTTCTTGGGAGTGGAGGAAGATAAACACCCGGGAAACCTTCCAAGGACATATACCCTAACCCACAGCGATGTCACTGCCAAACTCACTCTCGCTATCTCTCAGACCATCAATAATTCCCAG CTGCAGGGGTGGTACAACAAATTGCAAAGGGATGAAGTGGTGGCACAGTGGAAGAAGGTGAAGGGAAAGATGTCTCTCCACGTTCACTGCCACATTAGTGGAGGTCATTTTCTCTTGGATATGTTTGCTAGGCTAAGATACTTCATCTTCTGCAAAGAGCTTCCAGTG GTGTTGAAGGCATTTGTTCACGGGGATGGCAATTTATTCAACAGCTACCCGGAGCTACAAGACGCTTTGGTTTGGGTATATTTCCATTCAAACATTCCGGAGTTCAACAAGGTGCAGTGTTGGGGCCCACTGAAGGAGGCATCCGCACCATCAATTGGGGAGGAGGACCACCACCGTCAAGATGAGGGGGTGGCAATACCACAGCCATGCCAACAAGACTGTGAGTGTTGCTTTCCACCTTTGACGCTCAGCTCAATCCCGTGGCCTCAAGAGGTTCCCAATCTCGGTCACCAATATCAACCTTATGATTATCGTGCTGAGAATGGGACCCAACAATCCCACAACTTGTAA
- the LOC107488170 gene encoding protein FIZZY-RELATED 2 produces the protein MDHSNTVPPSPSSSSSPSSSFSSHRVERMINSNHYKSPSRTICSDRFIPPYSSLLRTALFGPDAPLTPDKTSHNIFRYKTETRQSMHSLSPFIHNDDVVSTVNHTPVKPPRKIPRSPYKVLDAPALQDDFYLNLVDWSSLNVLAVGLGNCVYLWNACSSKVTKLCDLGNDDCVCSVGWAQRGTLLAVGTNSGQVQIWDASQCKMIRTMEGHRLRVGALAWSSSLLSSGGKDKNIYQRDIRAQDDFVSKLSGHKSEVCGLKWSYDNRELASGGNDNRLLVWNQHSTQPVLKYCEHTAAVKAIAWSPHVHGLLASGGGTADRCIRFWNTTTNSHLSCMDTGSQVCNLAWSKNVNELVSTHGYSQNQIIVWRYPTMSKLATLTGHTYRVLYLAISPDGQTIVTGAGDETLRFWNVFPSLKSQNTESEIGALSFGRTIIR, from the exons ATGGACCATTCGAATACTGTTCCTCcttctccatcttcttcttcttctccttcttcttctttttcctctcatCGCGTGGAGCGAATGATAAACTCGAACCACTACAAGTCCCCTTCGAGAACAATCTGCTCCGACAGGTTCATACCCCCTTACTCTTCCCTCCTCCGCACGGCGCTATTCGGACCCGATGCACCGCTCACGCCCGATAAGACCAGCCACAACATTTTTCGTTACAAGACGGAGACTCGCCAGTCCATGCACTCTCTCTCCCCCTTCATCCACAATGACGACGTAGTTTCCACTGTTAATCATACCCCTGTTAAGCCTCCCAGGAAAATTCCCCGTTCACCATACAAG GTTCTGGATGCGCCTGCGTTGCAAGATGATTTTTATTTGAACCTCGTGGATTGGTCTTCGCTCAATGTTTTGGCTGTTGGTCTTGGTAACTGCGTTTATTTGTGGAATGCTTGTAGCAGCAAG GTAACTAAATTGTGTGACTTGGGGAATGATGATTGCGTTTGTTCTGTTGGGTGGGCTCAGCGCGGTACACTCCTTGCTGTTGGAACTAATAGTGGTCAAGTTCAG ATTTGGGATGCATCTCAATGCAAGATGATAAGAACTATGGAAGGTCATCGTTTACGAGTTGGGGCCTTGGCCTGGAGTTCATCTCTTTTATCTTCTGGTGGCaaggataaaaatatttatcaaagaGATATACGTGCACAAGATGATTTTGTCAGTAAACTGTCCGGGCACAAGTCAGAG GTTTGTGGACTGAAGTGGTCTTATGATAACCGTGAGTTAGCATCTGGAGGAAATGATAACAGA ttgcttgttTGGAATCAACACTCAACTCAACCCGTCCTGAAGTACTGTGAACACACGGCAGCTGTTAAAGCAATAGCGTGGTCTCCTCATGTTCATGGACTCCTTGCATCTGGAGGAGGAACTGCAGATCGATGTATTCGTTTCTGGAATACAACCACAAACTCACACTTAAGCTGTATGGACACTGGAAGTCAG GTTTGCAATCTTGCCTGGTCTAAGAATGTTAATGAACTGGTAAGCACACATGGCTACTCCCAGAACCAGATAATAGTTTGGAGATACCCCACCATGTCTAAG CTCGCAACTCTTACAGGCCATACTTATAGAGTTCTCTATCTTGCCATCTCTCCAGATGGGCAG ACTATTGTCACTGGTGCTGGAGATGAAACACTTAGGTTTTGGAACGTATTCCCTTCCTTAAAATCACAG AATACTGAGAGTGAAATTGGAGCATTATCTTTTGGGAGAACAATTATTAGGTGA